In one Sander lucioperca isolate FBNREF2018 chromosome 7, SLUC_FBN_1.2, whole genome shotgun sequence genomic region, the following are encoded:
- the LOC116063080 gene encoding ELKS/Rab6-interacting/CAST family member 1 isoform X1: MYGSARSVGRGDANHSGGRDGGGTGNQGSGRSPRLPRSPRMGHRRTNSTGGSGGGPGGAGGKTLSMENIQSLNAAYATSGPMYLSDNEVAMTGDHLPKSGGTVTTMGRHRVTYGSRGSSSGVVAASTPNISTSVAANAVLPAGMMAGDALAFGDHHMASTVPHSLRQARDNTILDLQAQLKEILRENEMLRREVEVKESKLSSSMNSIKTFWSPELKKERALRKDEVSKITVWKEQYRVIQDEAQHLQMTVQALQDELRIQRDLNQLLQQDPSIQGRDLALTSEPTEENYRRLQAEHERQAKELFLLRKTLEEMELRIDTQKQTLGARDESIKKLLEMLQSKGPSAKASEEDQERTRRLADAEMHRHHLESLLDQRDREINALREELHRRYEGTPESTKTKALQTVIDMKDAKINSMERGLRDMEEELLMLKSNGLLSCEERQEEMKQMEVYRSHTKFMKNKMEQVKQDLSRKDTELLGLQTKLETLTNQFSDSKQHIEVLKESLTAKEQRAAILQTEVDALRLRLEEKETTLNKKSKQIQEISEEKGTLNGEIHDLKDMLEVKERKVNVLQKKIENLQEQLRDKEKQMSSLKERVKSLQADTSNTDTALTTLEESLAEKERIIERLKEQRDRDDREKTEEIESNKKELKELKERLSLLQGDLSDRETSLLDLKEHASSLASSGLKKDSKLKSMEIALEQKREELFKVENQLKRAQNAALEAQANTEVAERIKNLEQEVARHKEDSGKAQAEVDRLLEILREMENEKNDKDKKINELESLASRQMKDQSKKVASLKHKEQVEKSRNARLMDEARKREDNMSESSQQVKDTLRQKSERIEELEEALRESVQITAEREMVLAQEEAARSLQEKQKHSLKPMHESNLAHFKWSKMEELLGAMEKVKQELESMRAKLASTQQSLCEKEAHLSTLRAERRKHLEEVLEMKQEALLAAISEKDANIALLELSSSKKKKTQDEVALLKREKDRLVQQLKQQTQNRMKLMADNYEDDHLKTASDQTNHKPSPDQMITPLLSLSQNRSKLKLYIAHLTDLCHDRDPSILSQLTAPSHYHHSDPEDWEEELQKMSVEQLERELQVCEKESGELQEYANSVLQQIADYCPDILEQVVNALEESC, from the exons ATGTACGGTAGTGCCCGCTCTGTTGGCAGAGGGGATGCCAACCATAGTGGCGGAAGAGATGGAGGTGGTACTGGTAATCAGGGATCTGGCCGTTCCCCTCGCCTTCCTCGTTCTCCTCGGATGGGACACCGTCGCACCAACAGCACCGGAGGCAGTGGAGGAGGTCCTGGAGGAGCAGGAGGCAAGACGCTTTCCATGGAGAACATCCAGTCCCTCAATGCTGCGTATGCAACCTCAGGACCAATGTACCTGAGTGACAATGAGGTTGCCATGACAGGTGACCACCTTCCCAAAAGTGGTGGGACAGTGACGACCATGGGGAGACACAGGGTGACATATGGGTCAAGGGGCAGCAGCAGTGGAGTTGTGGCCGCGAGCACCCCCAACATCTCCACCTCAGTGGCTGCCAATGCTGTGCTGCCAGCAGGCATGATGGCAGGTGATGCTCTAGCTTTTGGGGACCACCACATGGCCTCCACTGTTCCCCATTCTCTAAGGCAGGCCAGAGACAACACCATACTTGACCTGCAGGCCCAACTGAAAGAG ATTCTGCGTGAGAATGAGATGCTGCGGCGAGAAGTGGAAGTAAAGGAGAGCAAGCTAAGCTCCTCTATGAATTCTATCAAGACCTTCTGGAGCCCAGAATTAAAAAAGGAGCGAGCTCTCAGGAAAGATGAGGTTTCTAAGATCACTGTCTGGAAGGAACAATACCGTGTGATTCAAGATGAAGCACAG CATCTCCAGATGACTGTTCAGGCTCTTCAGGATGAGCTGAGGATCCAGAGGGACCTGAACCAGCTGCTCCAGCAAGACCCCAGCATCCAAGGCCGGGACCTGGCCCTGACATCTGAACCTACAGAGGAGAACTACCGGCGGCTACAGGCCGAGCACGAGAGGCAGGCCAAAGAGCTCTTTCTTCTTAGGAAGACCCTGGAGGAGATGGAGCTGAGGATTGACACACAGAAGCAAACCCTGGGAGCCAGAGATGAGTCCATCAAGAAACTTCTTGAGATGCTGCAGAGCAAAG GGCCGTCTGCCAAGGCATCAGAGGAGGACCAGGAGCGGACCAGGAGACTGGCTGACGCAGAGATGCACAGGCATCACCTTGAGAGTTTACTGGACCAGAGAGACCGAGAGATTAATGCACTAAGAGAG GAGCTGCACCGTAGATACGAGGGAACCCCCGAGTCCACCAAAACTAAGGCTCTACAGACTGTCATCGACATGAAG GATGCAAAAATCAATTCAATGGAGCGGGGCCTGAGAGACATGGAGGAAGAGCTGCTAATGCTGAAATCCAATGGACTTCTGAGCTGTGAGGAGCGTCAGGAGGAGATGAAGCAGATGGAGGTCTACCGCAGCCACACGAAATTCATGAAGAACAAG ATGGAGCAGGTGAAGCAGGACCTTTCCAGGAAGGACACTGAGCTGCTTGGTTTGCAGACCAAACTGGAGACGCTCACCAACCAGTTCTCGGACAGCAAGCAGCACATAGAAGTCCTCAAGGAGTCCCTCACTGCCAAGGAGCAGCGAGCTGCCATCCTACAGACAGAG GTGGATGCCTTGCGCCTGCGCTTGGAAGAGAAGGAGACAACTCTGAATAAGAAGAGCAAGCAGATACAAGAGATATCAGAAGAGAAGGGCACGCTCAACGGGGAGATCCACGACCTCAAGGACATGCTGGAGGTTAAGGAGCGCAAAGTGAATGTGCTACAGAAGAAG ATTGAGAACCTGCAGGAGCAACTGAGGGACAAGGAGAAGCAGATGAGCAGTCTGAAGGAAAGAGTAAAGTCTTTGCAGGCAGACACTTCCAACACTGACACTGCTCTCACCACACTGGAGGAGTCTCTTGCAGAAAAG GAGCGCATCATTGAGCGTCTAAAAGAGCAGCGAGACAGAGACGACAGAGAGAAGACGGAAGAGATTGAGAGTAACAAAAAGGAACTAAAAGAGTTGAAGGAGAGACTGAGCTTACTGCAGGGAGACCTGTCAGACAGAGAG acgtCTCTGTTGGACCTGAAGGAGCATGCATCATCCCTGGCCTCGTCTGGGCTGAAGAAAGACTCCAAACTCAAGAGTATGGAGATTGCATTGGAGCAGAAGAGGGAGGAGCTCTTCAAAGTGGAGAACCAGCTTAAGAGA GCTCAAAATGCAGCCCTGGAGGCTCAGGCCAACACTGAGGTGGCCGAGCGCATTAAGAACCTCGAACAGGAAGTGGCCCGCCACAAAGAGGATTCTGGGAAGGCCCAGGCTGAGGTGGATCGCCTGCTGGAGATCCTTCGGGAAATGGAGAATGAGAAGAATGACAAGGACAAAAAGATCAATGAGCTGGAGAG TTTGGCCTCCAG GCAGATGAAGGACCAGTCGAAGAAGGTGGCGTCTCTGAAGCACAAGGAGCAGGTGGAGAAAAGCAGGAATGCTCGACTCATGGACGAGGCCAGGAAGAGGGAGGACAACATGTCTGAGAGCTCCCAGCAGGTGAAG GACACTCTGCGTCAGAAGTCGGAGCGCATAGAAGAGCTGGAGGAGGCCCTGAGAGAGAGCGTTCAGATCACTGCTGAGCGAGAGATGGTGCTGGCACAGGAGGAGGCTGCCAGGTCACTCCAGGAGAAACAG AAGCACTCACTCAAACCAATGCATGAGTCCAACCTCGCCCACTTTAAGTGGTCTAAG ATGGAGGAGCTGCTGGGAGCCATGGAGAAAGTAAAGCAGGAGCTGGAGTCCATGAGGGCCAAGCTGGCCTCTACCCAGCAGTCTCTGTGTGAGAAAGAGGCACACCTCTCAACCCTGCGAGCTGAGCGCAGGAAACACCTGGAGGAGGTGCTGGAGATGAA GCAGGAGGCGCTGCTGGCTGCTATCAGCGAGAAGGATGCTAACATTGCCCTGCTGGAGTTGTCCTCCtctaagaagaagaagacccAGGACGAGGTTGCTCTGCTGAAACGGGAGAAGGACAGACTGGTGCAACAGCTCAAACAGCAG ACTCAGAACAGAATGAAACTGATGGCAGACAACTATGAGGATGACCATCTGAAGACTGCTTCGGACCAGACAAATCACAAACCCTCTCCAGATCAG ATGATAACCCCTCTCCTAAGCCTGTCCCAGAACCGCAGTAAGCTCAAGCTCTACATCGCCCACCTGACAGACCTCTGCCATGACCGGGACCCCAGCATCCTCAGCCAGCTCACAGCGCCCTCTCACTACCACCACAGTGACCCTGAAGACTGGGAGGAGGAGCTCCAGAAGATGAGTGTGGAACAG tTGGAGCGAGAGCTGCAGGTGTGTGAGAAGGAGAGCGGAGAGCTGCAGGAGTACGCCAACTCTGTTCTCCAGCAGATTGCAGACTACTGCCCCGATATCCTGGAGCAGGTTGTCAATGCCCTGGAGGAGTCATGCTGA